In Vibrio echinoideorum, the sequence TTGAATGCTTTCTGTCCCCAAGGGCATTGCATTGGGTTGGTGATTGGGCTGAATGCCGAGATAGAACGGTAGCTATCTTCGTTCTTGATGCCAATCGTTAGGGCACCGTGTCCGCCCATGCTGTGACCCGAAATTGATTTCACTGAAGTCACAGGGAAGAAAGACTCAATCAAGGCTGGTAGCTCTGTCACCACGTAATCGTACATATGGTAATGGCTGTCCCATGGTGCTTGAGTGGCATTCACATAGAAGCCTGCACCTTGGCCTAAGTCGTAGTTTTCATTGTCGGCAACGCCTTCGCCGCGTGGGCTAGTGTCTGGTGCGACAATCGCGATACCTTGCTCAGCCGCGGCTTTGAATGCGCCGGCTTTTTGCATGAAGTTTTCATCGGTACAGGTTAAGCCTGATAACCAATACAAAACAGGAACTGGGTTTTCTTTGCTTGCGTTAGGCGGCAAGAAAATCGCAAAACGCATGTTGCAGTCAAGCGTTGCAGAAAAGTGGGTGTATTGTTTGTGCCAACCACCAGCAACCTTTGCTTGGCTAATGTTTTCGATTGTCATCTATTGTGCTCCGTTAGGTTGATGGTTTGGGGAATAACGTGTCTATATCATTTAAAGTTTCACCACCCACCGGGCAGGAGGTGGTGAAGACAGTTTGTTGCTTTTCCTTTATAACTTTGGCCTCGACACCTAAGTATCGAGACCAAGGAGAATTACTTATCCATATGTAGAACAGTACGGATAGATTCACCTTTGTGCATTAGGTCGAATGCTTCGTTTACGTCTTGCAGACCCATTGTGTGAGTGATGAACTCTTGAAGACCAAACTCACCCGCCATGTAACGGTTAACGATTTCTGGAAGCTCAGAGCGGCCTTTAACACCACCGAAAGCAGAACCACGCCATACACGACCAGTCACTAGTTGGAATGGACGAGTTGCGATCTCTTGACCTGCACCTGCAACACCAATGATGACTGATTCGCCCCAACCTTTGTGACAGCATTCAAGTGCTTGACGCATCACGTTTACGTTGCCGATACACTCGAAAGAGTACTCAACACCACCGTCTGTCATCTCAACGATAACGTCTTGGATTGGCTTGTCGAATTTAGTCGGGTTGATGCAGTCAGTCGCGCCAAGCTGTTTTGCTAGATCGAACTTGCTCTCGTTGATATCTACACCGATGATGCGGTTAGCACCAGCCATGCGAGCACCAATGATTGCAGAAAGACCGATACCGCCTAGGCCGAATACAGCAACGTTGTCGCCTTTTTCAACTTTAGCTGTGTTCAGTACTGCGCCCATACCTGTAGTTACACCACAACCTAGAAGACAAACTTCTTCAAGTGGTGCTTCTTTGCTTACTTTTGCTAGAGAGATTTCTGGAAGTACTGTGTACTCAGAGAAAGTAGAGCAACCCATGTAATGGAAAATTGTTTCGCCGTTAATAGAGAAGCGGCTTGTACCGTCTGGCATTAGGCCTTTGCCTTGCGTTTCACGAACCGCTTGGCATAGGTTAGTTTTACCCGATTTACAGAATTTACATTCGCCACATTCAGCGGTGTAAAGTGGGATAACGTGGTCGCCAATTTCAACACTTGTAACGCCTTCGCCGATCATCTCAACGATACCGCCACCTTCGTGACCAAGGATTGAAGGGAAGATACCTTCTGGATCGTCACCTGATAATGTGAATGCGTCAGTGTGACAAACACCAGTAGCAACGATGCGAACTAGAACCTCACCCGCTTTAGGAAGTTGTACATCAACTTCTTCCATTTTTAGTGGCTCGCCAGCTGCCCATGCAACCATTGCTTTTGATTTGATATGAGTTTGACCAGGTTTAATTTCGATTGTCATTGGATGCTTCCTATATATGTCAGTACAGCGGATAACTGTGCAATTAGCTTCAACCCGTTAAGAGTAGTTGAGCTTAATTATTTCCGCTCTCTCGTTTTGTTGGAGCTAGTATAGGTGTGAGTGCGAGTTTTGATAATCCCCTTAAATAGAAAATGATTATTACGTATTTGTAATAGTTAGTATAAAGATCTGCTCTCCGTTCCCAGTAATTACTTTATTCAGATCGAGTCGGGTTTTGATGGAGGACTACTTATCCAAATAGTCTGAATGCATAGTTGTCATTGATATTTGAGTGGTTGTGTTATGGCAGCTTATATATTAATAACTGATTCCTACGATAGAGTTATCAATACTTATAATCGTTACTAACTA encodes:
- the fghA gene encoding S-formylglutathione hydrolase, with protein sequence MTIENISQAKVAGGWHKQYTHFSATLDCNMRFAIFLPPNASKENPVPVLYWLSGLTCTDENFMQKAGAFKAAAEQGIAIVAPDTSPRGEGVADNENYDLGQGAGFYVNATQAPWDSHYHMYDYVVTELPALIESFFPVTSVKSISGHSMGGHGALTIGIKNEDSYRSISAFSPITNPMQCPWGQKAFNQYLGLDIEEWKHYDASELLKTKGTKLPMLVDQGEADNFLIEQLKPEQLVEAAKVTNADLELRMQPGYDHSYFFISSFIDEHIEFHAAYLNK
- a CDS encoding S-(hydroxymethyl)glutathione dehydrogenase/class III alcohol dehydrogenase, whose product is MTIEIKPGQTHIKSKAMVAWAAGEPLKMEEVDVQLPKAGEVLVRIVATGVCHTDAFTLSGDDPEGIFPSILGHEGGGIVEMIGEGVTSVEIGDHVIPLYTAECGECKFCKSGKTNLCQAVRETQGKGLMPDGTSRFSINGETIFHYMGCSTFSEYTVLPEISLAKVSKEAPLEEVCLLGCGVTTGMGAVLNTAKVEKGDNVAVFGLGGIGLSAIIGARMAGANRIIGVDINESKFDLAKQLGATDCINPTKFDKPIQDVIVEMTDGGVEYSFECIGNVNVMRQALECCHKGWGESVIIGVAGAGQEIATRPFQLVTGRVWRGSAFGGVKGRSELPEIVNRYMAGEFGLQEFITHTMGLQDVNEAFDLMHKGESIRTVLHMDK